One Suricata suricatta isolate VVHF042 chromosome 15, meerkat_22Aug2017_6uvM2_HiC, whole genome shotgun sequence DNA segment encodes these proteins:
- the TTPA gene encoding alpha-tocopherol transfer protein, translating into PLSDAFLLRFLRARDFDLELAWRLLKNYYKWRAECPEISADLRPRSILGLLKAGYLGVLRARDPTGSKVLIYRIAQWDPKVFTAYDVFRVSLITSELIVQEVETQRNGIKAVFDLEGWQFAHAFQITPSVAKKIAAVLTDSFPLKVRGIHLINEPIIFHAVFSMIKPFLTEKIKERIHMHGNNYKQSLHQHFPDILPLEYGGTEFSMEDICQEWTNFIMKSENYLSSISQINQ; encoded by the exons ttactgAAAAACTATTATAAGTGGAGGGCAGAATGTCCAGAAATAAGTGCAGATCTACGCCCTAGAAGTATCCTTGGCCTTTTGAAGGCCGGTTACCTTGGAGTCCTGAGAGCCAGAGACCCCACCGGCAGCAAAGTTCTTATTTACAGAATCG cacaATGGGACCCAAAAGTTTTCACAGCTTATGATGTTTTTCGTGTAAGTCTAATCACATCCGAGCTTATTGTACAGGAGGTAGAAACGCAACGGAATGGCATCAAGGCGGTCTTTGATCTAGAAGGCTGGCAGTTCGCTCATGCTTTTCAAATTACCCCGTCTGTAGCCAAGAAGATTGCTGCTGTCCTTACA gattCCTTTCCATTAAAAGTTCGTGGTATCCATTTGATCAATGAGCCAATAATTTTCCACGCTGTCTTTTCCATGATTAAACCATTCCTGACTGAAAAAATTAAGGAACGG ATTCATATGCATGGGAACAATTACAAACAAAGCTTACATCAGCATTTCCCAGACATTCTTCCTCTGGAATATGGTGGTACAGAATTCTCCATGGAGGACATTTGTCAGGAGTGGACAAATTTTATAATGAAGTCTGAAAATTATCTCAGCAGCATTTCACAGATCAATCAATGA